In a single window of the Rhodamnia argentea isolate NSW1041297 chromosome 2, ASM2092103v1, whole genome shotgun sequence genome:
- the LOC115738607 gene encoding DNA-directed RNA polymerase II subunit RPB1 isoform X2, protein MDIRFPFSPAEVAKVRLVQFGILSPDEIRQMSVVQIEHGETTERGKPKIAGLSDPRLGTIDRKLKCETCTANMAECPGHFGHLELAKPMFHIGFLKTVLSIMRCVCFNCSKILVDEEDHKFKQALRIRNPKNKLKKILDACKNKSKCEGGDEIDVQGQGSEEPVKKSRGGCGAQQPKLTIEGMKMIAEYKAQRKKNDDQDPLPEPVERKQTLSAERVLSVLKRISDEDCQLLGLNPKYARPDWMILQVLPIPPPPVRPSVMMDTSSRSEDDLTHQLAMIIRHNENLRQQERNGAPAHIISEFAQLLQFHIATYFDNELPGQPRATQRSGRPIKSICSRLKAKEGRIRGNLMGKRVDFSARTVITPDPTINIDELGVPWSIALNLTYPETVTPYNIERLKELVEYGPHPPPGKTGAKYIIRDDGQRLDLRYLKKSSDHHLELGYKVERHLNDGDFVLFNRQPSLHKMSIMGHRIKIMPYSTFRLNLSVTSPYNADFDGDEMNMHVPQCFETRAEVLELMMVPKCIVSPQSNRPVMGIVQDTLLGCRKITKRDTFIEKDVFMNVLMWWEDFDGKVPTPAILKPRPLWTGKQVFNLIIPKQINLLRNSAWHSESETGFITPGDTQVRIEKGELLSGTLCKKALGTSTGSLIHVIWEEVGPDAARKFLGHTQWLVNYWLLQNGFSIGIGDTIADAATMEKINETISSAKDEVKRLIKDAQEKKLEPEPGRTMMESFENKVNQVLNKARDDAGSSAQKSLSESNNLKAMVTAGSKGSFINISQMTACVGQQNVEGKRIPFGFIDRTLPHFTKDDYGPESRGFVENSYLRGLTPQEFFFHAMGGREGLIDTAVKTSETGYIQRRLVKAMEDIMVKYDGTVRNSLGDVIQFLYGEDGMDSVWIESQKLDSLKMKKSEFDRLFRYEIDDENWNPDYMLPENAEDLRSIGELRDVFDAEVQKLEADRFQLGTEIATTGDNTWPLPVNLKRLIWNAQKTFKIDLRRPSDIHPVEVVEAIDKLQERLKVVPGEDPLSVEAQKNATLFFNILLRSTFASKRVLKEYRLTREAFDWVIGEIESRFLQSLVASGEMIGCVAAQSIGEPATQMTLNTFHYAGVSAKNVTLGVPRLREIINVAKKIKTPSLSVYLKPEVNKTKETAKSVQCALEYTTLRSVTQATEVWYDPDPTSTIIEEDVDFVKSYYEMPDEEIAPEKISPWLLRIELNREMMVDKKLSMADIAGKINLEFDDDLNCIFNDDNADKLILRIRIMNDEAPKGELNDESAEDDVFLKKIESNMLTEMALRGIPDINKVFIKNGKVNKFNENDGFKPETEWMLDTEGVNLLAVMCHEGVDATRTTSNHLIEIIEVLGIEAVRRSLLDELRVVISFDGSYVNYRHLAILCDTMTYRGHLMAITRHGINRNDTGPLMRCSFEETVDILLDAAVYAESDHLRGVTENIMLGQLAPIGTGDCALYLNDEMLKHAIELQLPSYMDGLDFGMTPARSPISGTPYHEGMMSPSYLLSPNLRLSPTTDAQFSPYVGGMAFSPASSPGYSPSSPGYSPSSPGYSPTSPGYSPTSPGYSPTSPGYSPTSPTYSPSSPGYSPTSPAYSPTSPSYSPTSPSYSPTSPSYSPTSPSYSPTSPSYSPTSPSYSPTSPVYSPTSPAYSPTSPAYSPTSPSYSPTSPSYSPTSPSYSPTSPSYSPTSPSYSPTSPAYSPTSPGYSPTSPSYSPTSPSYSPTSPSYNPQSAKYSPSLAYSPSSPRLSPSSPYSPTSPNYSPTSPSYSPTSPSYSPSSPTHSPSSPYNSGVSPDYSPSSPQYSAGYSPSAPGYSPASTSQYTPSNKDDRSKKDDRSSG, encoded by the exons ATGGATATTCGGTTCCCGTTCTCTCCGGCGGAGGTCGCCAAGGTCCGGCTGGTCCAGTTCGGCATCCTCAGCCCCGACGAGATC AGGCAAATGTCTGTGGTGCAGATTGAGCACGGCGAGACGACAGAGAGGGGCAAGCCGAAGATTGCTGGGCTGAGTGATCCTCGTCTCGGCACGATTGATAGGAAACTGAAGTGCGAGACGTGCACGGCAAACATGGCCGAGTGCCCCGGGCACTTTGGGCACCTGGAGCTGGCGAAGCCAATGTTTCATATTGGGTTCCTGAAGACCGTGTTGAGTATCATGCGCTGCGTTTGCTTCAATTGCTCCAAAATACTCGTAGATGAG GAAGACCACAAGTTCAAACAGGCCCTTCGAATAAGAAATCCTAAAAATAAGCTGAAGAAGATACTAGATGCttgtaaaaacaaatcaaaatgtGAAGGTGGAGATGAGATTGATGTACAAGGTCAAGGCTCAGAAGAGCCGGTGAAAAAGAGTCGCGGAGGCTGTGGTGCCCAGCAGCCAAAGCTTACTATTGAAGGAATGAAAATGATAGCCGAGTATAAGGCCCAGCGGAAGAAAAATGATGATCAGGATCCGCTTCCTGAACCGGTGGAAAGGAAACAAACACTTTCTGCTGAAAGg GTACTCAGCGTTCTCAAGAGAATAAGCGATGAAGACTGCCAGCTGTTAGGCTTGAACCCAAAATATGCTCGTCCGGATTGGATGATTTTACAAGTTCTACCTATTCCTCCACCTCCTGTGAGACCCTCTGTGATGATGGATACCTCTTCCAGGAGTGAG GATGATCTAACGCATCAATTGGCAATGATTATAAGACATAATGAGAATCTAAGGCAACAGGAGAGGAATGGTGCACCAGCACATATCATATCAGAGTTTGCACAGTTGTTGCAATTCCACATCGCTACATACTTTGACAATGAGTTGCCTGGACAGCCAAGG GCTACCCAACGGTCTGGGAGACCTATCAAGTCAATCTGCAGCAGGCTTAAGGCAAAGGAAGGTCGGATTAGAGGGAATCTCATGGGAAAAAGAGTCGACTTTTCTGCTCGAACAGTCATTACACCTGATCCAACTATTAATATTGATGAACTAGGCGTCCCTTGGAGTATTGCCTTGAATCTTACATATCCAGAAACCGTGACTCCTTATAACATTGAGAG GTTGAAGGAGCTTGTTGAATATGGGCCTCATCCGCCACCTGGTAAAACTGGGGCTAAATATATTATAAGGGATGATGGACAGAGACTTGATCTCCGCTATTTGAAGAAAAGTAGTGATCATCATTTGGAACTAGGCTACAAG GTGGAGCGACACTTGAATGATGGAGATTTTGTGCTGTTCAATCGCCAGCCTAGTCTTCATAAAATGTCTATAATGGGTCACAGAATTAAGATCATGCCATACTCGACTTTTCGTCTGAATTTATCTGTAACTTCACCCTACAATGCTGATTTTGATGGAGATGAAATGAACATGCACGTGCCTCAGTGTTTTGAAACCAGAGCAGAAGTTTTGGAGCTAATGATGGTGCCGAAGTGTATTGTTTCGCCTCAATCTAATCGACCAGTAATGGGAATTGTCCAGGATACACTCCTAGGTTGTCGTAAAATCACAAAGAGGGATACTTTTATTGAGAAG GATGTTTTTATGAACGTCTTGATGTGGTGGGAGGATTTTGATGGGAAAGTTCCCACTCCTGCTATTTTGAAGCCCAGGCCTCTTTGGACAGGAAAGCAAGTGTTCAATCTCATCATCCCCAAACAGATCAATCTCTTGAGAAATTCTGCATGGCACTCAGAGTCTGAAACGGGATTTATAACTCCAGGAGATACCCAAGTTCGAATTGAGAAGGGGGAGTTACTTTCAggaactctttgcaagaaggcgCTTGGGACATCTACGGGAAGTCTCATACATGTCATCTG GGAAGAGGTTGGCCCAGATGCAGCCCGGAAATTCTTGGGACATACTCAGTGGCTTGTCAACTACTGGCTTTTGCAGAATGGTTTCAGCATTGGTATTGGAGACACAATCGCTGATGCAGCAACAATGGAAAAAATCAATGAGACCATATCTTCAGCTAAAGATGAAGTGAAAAGGCTTATAAAAGATGCTCAGGAGAAAAAGTTAGAGCCTGAACCTGGACGAACAATGATGGAATCCTTTGAAAACAAAGTGAATCAG GTGTTGAACAAGGCTCGTGATGATGCTGGAAGTAGTGCTCAGAAGAGTTTATCTGAGAGTAACAATCTCAAAGCAATGGTTACTGCTGGATCTAAGGGAAGTTTCATCAATATTTCTCAGATGACTGCTTGTGTTGGTCAGCAGAACGTTGAGGGTAAGCGGATCCCGTTTGGATTCATAGATCGAACCCTGCCCCATTTCACAAAAGATGATTATGGGCCAGAAAGTCGTGGATTTGTCGAGAACTCGTATCTTCGTGGGTTGACTCCGCAGGAGTTCTTTTTCCATGCTATGGGTGGTAGGGAAGGTCTGATTGATACTGCTGTCAAGACTTCTGAGACTGGATATATCCAGAGGCGATTAGTGAAGGCTATGGAGGATATTATGGTCAAATATGATGGTACGGTGAGGAACTCTTTGGGAGATGTTATACAGTTTTTGTATGGTGAAGATGGTATGGATTCTGTCTGGATTGAATCTCAGAAATTGGATtctttgaagatgaagaagtcaGAATTTGATAGACTTTTCAGATATGAGATAGATGATGAGAACTGGAACCCTGATTACATGTTGCCTGAAAATGCTGAGGATCTGAGATCAATCGGAGAATTGAGAGATGTCTTTGATGCTGAAGTTCAAAAACTTGAAGCTGATAGATTCCAGCTTGGAACAGAGATTGCAACTACAGGTGATAATACTTGGCCATTACCTGTCAACCTCAAGAGGCTTATTTGGAATGCCCAGAAGACTTTTAAAATTGACTTAAGGAGGCCTTCGGATATTCACCCCGTGGAGGTTGTGGAGGCTATTGATAAGCTTCAAGAGAGGCTTAAGGTTGTTCCCGGTGAGGATCCATTGAGTGTTGAAGCTCAAAAGAATGCAACTCTCTTTTTTAATATCTTACTTCGCAGCACTTTTGCTAGCAAGAGAGTGTTGAAGGAGTATAGGCTTACTCGTGAAGCTTTTGACTGGGTAATTGGTGAGATTGAATCGCGTTTCTTGCAATCATTAGTGGCTTCAGGGGAAATGATAGGTTGTGTTGCTGCACAATCTATTGGTGAGCCTGCCACCCAGATGACTCTCAATACCTTCCACTATGCTGGTGTGAGTGCGAAGAACGTCACTCTTGGTGTTCCTAGGTTGAGAGAAATCATTAACGttgccaaaaaaattaagacgCCCTCCCTCTCTGTCTATCTGAAACCTGAGGTAAACAAGACAAAGGAAACTGCCAAGAGTGTTCAATGTGCCTTAGAGTACACTACTCTCCGCAGTGTAACTCAAGCCACTGAAGTATGGTATGATCCAGACCCTACGAGCACGATAATTGAAGAGGATGTTGATTTTGTCAAATCTTACTATGAAATGCCGGATGAAGAGATCGCCCCGGAAAAGATTTCTCCTTGGTTGCTTCGCATAGAGTTGAATCGGGAAATGATGGTGGATAAGAAGCTCAGCATGGCTGATATTGCGGGGAAgatcaatttggaatttgatGATGATTTGAACTGTATATTCAATGATGACAATGCTGATAAGCTCATTCTTCGCATTCGGATCATGAATGATGAAGCTCCGAAAGGGGAGCTCAATGATGAATCTGCAGAAGATGATGTCTTCTTGAAGAAGATTGAGAGCAACATGCTCACAGAAATGGCTCTTCGAGGGATCCCGGATATTAACAAGGTGTTTATCAAGAATGGCAAAGTAAACAAATTCAATGAGAATGATGGCTTCAAGCCAGAAACTGAGTGGATGTTAGATACCGAAGGTGTTAACCTATTAGCTGTCATGTGTCATGAAGGAGTTGATGCCACAAGGACAACGAGCAATCATCTAATAGAAATCATTGAAGTTCTTGGTATTGAGGCAGTTCGTCGCTCCTTACTGGATGAACTGCGTGTTGTCATATCATTTGATGGATCTTATGTGAATTATCGGCATTTGGCTATTTTGTGTGATACCATGACTTATCGAGGCCACTTGATGGCCATTACACGTCATGGCATCAATCGAAATGATACTGGGCCACTGATGAGGTGCTCATTTGAAGAAACTGTGGACATTCTTCTTGATGCTGCTGTCTATGCCGAATCAGATCATCTGAGGGGTGTTACAGAAAACATTATGTTGGGTCAGCTTGCACCCATTGGCACAGGAGACTGCGCATTGTACCTCAATGATGAGATGTTGAAGCATGCCATTGAACTTCAGCTCCCTAGTTATATGGATGGTCTTGATTTTGGCATGACGCCTGCACGTTCACCAATCTCTGGAACTCCTTACCATGAGGGTATGATGTCTCCAAGTTATTTGCTGAGCCCAAACCTCCGGCTCTCTCCAACTACAGATGCCCAGTTTTCTCCCTATGTTGGCGGTATGGCCTTCTCGCCTGCTTCATCTCCGGGGTATAGCCCTTCTTCTCCTGGATACAGTCCCTCATCGCCAGGGTACAGCCCAACGTCACCTGGTTACAGCCCCACATCACCTGGGTACAGCCCCACATCTCCTGGGTACAGCCCCACGTCTCCAACTTACAGTCCCAGTTCTCCTGGTTATAGCCCAACAAGTCCTGCTTATTCTCCAACAAGCCCTTCATATTCACCCACTTCTCCCAGCTATAGCCCCACTTCCCCATCTTATAGCCCTACATCTCCCAGCTACAGCCCCACTTCTCCAAGCTACAGCCCTACGTCGCCTAGTTATAGTCCAACCTCTCCTGTTTATAGCCCCACATCACCTGCATACAGCCCCACCTCCCCTGCATACAGCCCCACCTCGCCTTCTTATAGCCCAACCTCCCCTTCGTACAGCCCGACATCGCCATCCTACAGCCCTACTTCACCTTCTTACAGTCCTACATCTCCTTCCTACAGCCCAACTTCGCCAGCTTACAGCCCCACATCTCCTGGCTACAGCCCAACATCACCAAGTTACAGCCCAACTTCACCGAGCTACAGCCCTACTTCTCCAAGTTACAACCCTCAGTCGGCGAAATACAGCCCCTCATTGGCGTACTCGCCAAGCAGTCCAAGATTGTCACCATCCAGTCCTTACAGTCCTACATCCCCAAACTACAG CCCCACATCTCCGTCGTACTCACCAACATCTCCGTCATATTCTCCATCAAGCCCAACACACAGTCCTAGCAg cCCATACAATTCTGGTGTCAGCCCAGATTACAGCCCAAGTTCTCCTCAGTACAG TGCTGGATATTCTCCAAGTGCACCTGGCTACTCACCGGCTTCTACCAGCCAGTACACTCCGAGCAACAAGGATGACAGGAGTAAGAAGGATGACAGGAGTAGTGGCTGA